From a region of the Candidatus Sulfotelmatobacter sp. genome:
- a CDS encoding acyl-CoA dehydrogenase yields MTAVATAAAPVAPRRRELDFQLYDVLDLEELLRFPYYAEHDRATVDGILDTAYAIAGEVYAPFAAALDAYPFRLVDGEVAMPDALKAAVRAYVDAGFVGATFSAEDGGLQLPDTVTSAAGLVFSAANNGANGYTFLTIGAAHLLAAFANDEQRERWMAPLVEGRYLGTMALSEPQAGSSLGDITTKAEPAGDGTYRLTGTKMWISAAEHDLAENIVNLVLAKIPGGPPGVKGSSLFIVPKYLVDAQGRRAQRNDVVVTGLNHKLGQRGIINTVLTFGERGACVGYLVGEPHDGMRQMFHMMNEARIAVGAGASALNVAAYEYALQYAKDRPQGRRLTDKNPLAPPVPIVEHADVKRMLLRAKAIAEGGLALVLWCSRLIDVTKAHPDAQARTDAELLVDVLTPVAKTWPSERGVECTSLAIQVLGGYGYSPEYPVERHLRDQRLNPIHEGTTGIQGLDLLGRKLRLHDGAGLRLFLAALAGEVDAAAGVELLREERAALSAASATLERVTRALLAAQLTLGPERALAESTDYLDAFGTLAVAGRWLAMARAAAASPPGDFTAGKLATCRYFFRHFVADAVATLERIEQLDDVIVGVAPEML; encoded by the coding sequence ATGACGGCGGTGGCCACCGCGGCTGCGCCGGTTGCGCCGCGCCGCCGCGAGCTCGATTTCCAGCTCTACGACGTGCTCGACCTCGAAGAGCTGCTGCGCTTTCCGTACTACGCCGAGCACGACCGCGCGACCGTCGACGGCATCCTCGACACCGCCTACGCGATCGCCGGCGAGGTCTACGCGCCGTTCGCCGCCGCGCTCGACGCCTACCCGTTCCGGCTCGTCGACGGTGAGGTCGCGATGCCCGACGCGCTCAAGGCCGCCGTGCGCGCGTACGTCGACGCCGGCTTCGTCGGCGCGACCTTTTCGGCCGAGGACGGCGGCCTGCAGCTGCCCGACACCGTCACCTCGGCGGCCGGGCTCGTCTTCTCGGCCGCCAACAACGGGGCCAACGGCTACACGTTCCTGACCATCGGCGCCGCGCATCTGTTGGCCGCGTTCGCGAACGACGAGCAGCGCGAGCGCTGGATGGCGCCGCTCGTCGAGGGGCGCTACCTGGGCACGATGGCGCTCTCCGAACCGCAAGCGGGCAGCTCGCTGGGCGACATCACCACCAAGGCCGAACCGGCCGGCGACGGCACGTACCGGCTGACCGGAACGAAGATGTGGATCTCGGCCGCCGAGCACGACTTGGCCGAGAACATCGTCAACCTGGTGCTGGCCAAGATCCCCGGCGGACCGCCGGGCGTGAAGGGCAGCTCGCTCTTCATCGTGCCGAAGTATTTGGTCGACGCGCAGGGCCGGCGCGCGCAGCGCAACGACGTCGTCGTGACCGGGCTCAACCACAAGCTCGGCCAGCGCGGTATCATCAACACGGTGCTGACCTTCGGTGAGCGCGGTGCGTGCGTCGGCTACCTGGTCGGCGAACCGCACGACGGGATGCGCCAGATGTTCCACATGATGAACGAGGCGCGCATCGCGGTCGGCGCAGGCGCCAGCGCGCTCAACGTCGCCGCGTACGAGTATGCGTTGCAATACGCCAAAGACCGTCCGCAAGGCCGGCGCTTGACCGACAAGAACCCGCTCGCGCCGCCGGTGCCGATCGTCGAGCACGCCGACGTCAAACGAATGCTGCTGCGCGCCAAAGCGATCGCCGAAGGCGGGCTGGCGCTGGTGCTGTGGTGCAGCCGGCTGATCGACGTCACCAAGGCCCACCCCGACGCGCAGGCGCGCACCGACGCCGAGCTGCTGGTCGACGTGCTGACGCCGGTCGCCAAGACCTGGCCCTCGGAGCGCGGCGTGGAGTGCACGTCGCTTGCGATCCAAGTGCTGGGCGGGTACGGCTACTCGCCGGAGTATCCGGTCGAGCGACACCTGCGCGATCAGCGCCTCAACCCGATCCACGAAGGCACGACCGGGATTCAAGGGCTCGACCTGCTGGGCCGCAAGCTGCGCCTGCACGACGGCGCGGGCCTGCGGCTGTTCCTGGCCGCGCTGGCCGGCGAAGTCGATGCGGCGGCCGGCGTCGAGCTGTTGCGCGAGGAGCGCGCCGCGCTGAGCGCGGCGAGCGCGACGCTCGAACGGGTGACGCGCGCGCTGCTCGCCGCGCAGCTGACGCTCGGCCCGGAGCGCGCGCTGGCCGAGTCGACCGACTACCTCGACGCGTTCGGCACGCTGGCCGTCGCCGGCCGCTGGCTGGCGATGGCGCGCGCGGCCGCCGCGTCGCCGCCCGGCGACTTCACCGCCGGCAAGCTCGCCACGTGCCGGTATTTCTTTCGCCACTTCGTCGCCGATGCGGTCGCGACGCTCGAACGAATCGAGCAGCTCGACGACGTGATCGTCGGCGTCGCACCGGAGATGCTGTAA